The uncultured Desulfuromonas sp. genome has a segment encoding these proteins:
- the epmA gene encoding EF-P lysine aminoacylase EpmA has protein sequence MSDPNWGLLKKKHRLNERARMMQTIRAFFVDNAFLEVDTPYRIPCNAPEAHIDPVTSCGQVLHTSPELCMKRLLAAGYEQIFQLCHCWRADECGQRHLSEFTMLEWYRAKADYTHLMDDCEQLLRALCPQGTLSYQGTSITLQEPFERLPLSEAFHRYAPMTLAEALEKECFDEIYSQHIEPNLGQQRPTFITHYPAEMAALARLCPKDPDHAERFELYIAGMELANAFSELNDPVEQRQRFIAEQALREQMGKGPSLLPEPFLQELEHLPSSAGIALGIDRLAMLLTDSATIDEVVAFTPEML, from the coding sequence ATGAGCGACCCGAACTGGGGTCTGCTGAAAAAGAAACACCGCTTAAACGAACGCGCCCGGATGATGCAAACCATCCGGGCGTTTTTCGTCGACAATGCGTTTCTTGAAGTGGACACGCCCTACCGCATCCCCTGCAATGCCCCGGAAGCGCACATTGATCCGGTTACCAGCTGCGGCCAGGTGCTGCACACCTCCCCCGAACTGTGCATGAAACGCCTGCTGGCGGCCGGCTATGAGCAAATTTTTCAACTCTGCCATTGCTGGCGCGCCGACGAATGCGGTCAACGTCATCTCAGCGAATTCACCATGCTGGAATGGTATCGGGCCAAGGCCGATTACACGCACCTGATGGACGATTGCGAGCAACTGCTGCGCGCGCTGTGTCCACAGGGCACTCTCAGCTATCAGGGGACATCGATCACCCTGCAAGAACCGTTTGAACGCCTGCCCCTCAGCGAAGCATTTCACCGTTACGCGCCCATGACTCTCGCGGAAGCGCTCGAAAAAGAGTGCTTTGACGAAATCTATAGCCAACACATCGAGCCCAACCTCGGCCAACAGCGGCCAACCTTTATCACCCACTATCCAGCGGAGATGGCCGCCCTGGCCCGGCTGTGTCCGAAGGACCCCGACCATGCTGAACGGTTCGAGCTGTACATCGCCGGTATGGAGCTGGCCAACGCCTTCAGTGAACTGAATGATCCGGTTGAGCAGCGCCAACGCTTCATTGCCGAACAGGCGTTGCGTGAACAGATGGGCAAAGGCCCCTCGCTCCTTCCGGAGCCGTTTTTACAGGAATTGGAACATCTGCCATCATCGGCAGGGATTGCCTTGGGCATTGATCGCTTGGCCATGCTGCTGACGGACAGTGCCACCATTGATGAGGTGGTGGCGTTTACGCCGGAGATGCTGTAG
- the tatC gene encoding twin-arginine translocase subunit TatC yields MADQEQSLVSHLEELRRRLIVAVLAWLIGFAACYHKAEWLFDQIAQPVQQALPDGSSLVFIHATEPFFAYLKVAALAGFIVALPIILWQLWMFVAPGLYSHERRMAIPFVLLSCLCFGTGTYFGFVYVFPVVFTFLINFGLAAGDVNAMLSMGSYLSMAIHLLLAFGVVFELPIVLMFLARIGLVDYRWLAKQRRYALLMGFIVGAILTPPDLFSQASIALPFILLYEVGIWGARIVGKKRAEETEEVSTS; encoded by the coding sequence GTGGCTGATCAGGAACAATCTCTCGTCAGCCATCTCGAAGAGCTGCGCCGTCGTCTGATTGTTGCTGTGCTGGCCTGGCTGATCGGTTTTGCCGCCTGCTACCACAAAGCGGAATGGTTGTTTGACCAGATTGCTCAGCCGGTCCAGCAGGCGTTGCCCGACGGCAGCTCTCTGGTGTTTATCCACGCCACCGAGCCGTTTTTCGCCTATCTTAAAGTCGCCGCCCTGGCCGGTTTTATTGTCGCGCTGCCGATTATTCTTTGGCAACTGTGGATGTTTGTCGCCCCGGGGTTGTACTCCCATGAGCGCAGGATGGCCATTCCTTTCGTTTTGCTCAGTTGCCTGTGTTTCGGCACCGGGACCTATTTCGGTTTTGTCTATGTGTTTCCCGTCGTCTTCACCTTCCTGATCAACTTCGGTCTGGCCGCCGGGGATGTCAACGCCATGCTGTCCATGGGGTCCTACCTGAGCATGGCTATCCATCTGCTGCTGGCTTTCGGGGTGGTGTTTGAGCTGCCCATTGTTTTGATGTTTCTTGCCCGCATTGGTCTGGTTGATTACCGTTGGCTGGCCAAGCAGCGTCGTTACGCGTTGTTGATGGGATTTATTGTCGGCGCGATCCTTACCCCGCCTGATCTGTTCTCCCAGGCGTCCATTGCCCTGCCATTTATTCTGCTCTATGAAGTGGGTATCTGGGGAGCACGCATTGTCGGGAAAAAACGCGCAGAAGAGACGGAAGAAGTGAGCACCAGCTGA
- the gltB gene encoding glutamate synthase large subunit — protein sequence MNLAEQFHENCGFGLLAHIHNLPSHSMLEDAIKALSRMMHRGAIAADGKTGDGSGLLCSMPHRFMNNVCEEAGVSLPEQYAVATLFLSDVEAQKNAFREQCESNDLQVLLFREVPLNTEALGDYALSMLPTIVQAFVVPSALIATRRFDALLYLTRKEVEKQFRDDEAFYIASFSRTVVSYKGLVMPTYIRTLFPDLQRDDFEISFALFHQRFSTNTLPKWKLAQPLRTIAHNGEINSIQGNRFNASCKFVDAHSPVFSDDELQRLMPILEEKVSDSGSLDNMIEFLMVNGVDYFKAIRSVVPPARHNVAHMPAKLRSFYEYTSAAFEPWDGPAAVSVTNGRYIGCVLDRNGLRPAKYQITTDDRLIISSEYGVLDLDPGDVKVRGRLQSGQMIAADLHQGEVFFTEDIDRYLMNSHPYNEWLTERTFYLQEFIERQFEDFSDCECAELVRKQRYFNVTGEVADLVITPMLKDGKEPTGSMGDDTPMAAFSEKQRNFTDFFRQKFAQVTNPPIDPLREKAVMSTTIGIGDGGNPLIETPERALRLKSISPILSPDIFQALLSFGDPERPRYESCYHYQMFSTGFKEGLQQSLTALCDEIVAAVRGGIHVIVLDDRCVDETTRIIPMAMAVGAVNQRLAQEGLRHKTSIVACSGEVFDAHSACVLLGYGAVGIYPWLLYATGYDICRRHSGTPREIRKGLRNMYDAVTKGVLKIMSKMGISTVSSYRNAALFDVIGLSRDMVEACFSGSAALLPGLSYTDIEQRIAKVHDKVFRHSYMESVYPLEIGGFYRNNPGGEYHDFNARVITTLHRFAEQRTREGYLEFRALIDGRGRQFVRDFLAFTSPNKAIPLDEVEPVEAITCRFDSAAMSLGALSPEAHEALAEALNQLGGRSNCGEGGEDAARFRTNRNSKIKQIASGRFGVTPAYLRSASEIQIKLAQGAKPGEGGQLPGEKVTPLIAALRFTVPGVTLISPPPHHDIYSIEDLAQLIFDLKQLNPEALISVKLVSTAGVGTIAAGVAKAYADKIVISGNDGGTGAAQLNSIKHAGNPWELGLSEAHNSLKGNGLRELVQLQTDGGLKIGRDIVKAAMLGAESFGFGTPLLVLLGCKMLRVCHLNRCTVGVATQDDFLRSHYQGTVDKVVSYLTNVAEDVREILAELGFRSLNEVIGRSDLLQAIDDDAAKRFDFSAVLQHCDGVDIKQKANDPFDDNAFEKAVLKEVYSSLKNPTEEIVVERDIINTCRSFGTMISGEIARYYGDEGLTKDTITVKLTGVAGQSLGAFLANGLTIHVNGVANDYVGKGMHAGLITIVPPEYKPGMSAVGNTCLYGATGGKLFVAGTAGERFGVRNSGALAVVEGSGDHACEYMTGGTVVILGETGINFGAGMTGGAAFVYDRNKNFIDKLNQELVEARRIDVDDDNEGKLYLKQILTSYHNRTRSPLARYVLDNFREELAYFWMVVPKDMKAPLNPKEGD from the coding sequence ATGAATCTTGCCGAACAGTTCCACGAAAACTGTGGTTTTGGCTTGCTCGCCCATATTCACAATCTCCCCTCTCACAGCATGTTGGAAGATGCCATCAAGGCATTAAGCCGTATGATGCACCGCGGCGCCATTGCCGCCGACGGCAAAACCGGTGACGGCAGCGGTCTGCTGTGCTCCATGCCGCATCGCTTTATGAACAATGTCTGTGAAGAGGCGGGTGTTTCCCTGCCGGAGCAATATGCGGTGGCCACCCTGTTTCTCAGTGATGTTGAGGCGCAAAAGAACGCTTTTCGCGAACAGTGCGAAAGCAATGATCTGCAGGTATTGCTGTTTCGCGAAGTGCCGCTGAACACCGAGGCGCTGGGCGACTATGCCCTGTCGATGCTGCCGACGATTGTTCAGGCGTTTGTCGTGCCGTCGGCACTGATTGCCACACGCCGTTTTGATGCTTTGCTCTATCTGACCCGCAAAGAGGTGGAAAAGCAGTTTCGTGATGACGAGGCGTTCTATATCGCCTCGTTTTCGCGCACGGTGGTGTCGTACAAAGGTCTGGTGATGCCGACCTATATCCGGACGCTGTTTCCCGATCTGCAGCGTGACGATTTCGAGATCTCCTTTGCCCTGTTCCATCAGCGTTTTTCCACCAATACGTTGCCCAAGTGGAAGCTGGCCCAGCCGCTGCGCACCATTGCCCACAACGGCGAGATCAACTCGATTCAGGGCAACCGCTTCAATGCCTCGTGCAAGTTTGTCGATGCCCACAGCCCGGTATTTTCCGATGATGAACTGCAACGGCTGATGCCGATTCTCGAAGAGAAGGTCAGCGATAGCGGCAGCCTCGACAACATGATTGAGTTTCTGATGGTCAACGGTGTCGATTACTTCAAGGCGATCCGTTCGGTGGTGCCGCCGGCGCGGCACAATGTTGCCCACATGCCGGCCAAGCTGCGCTCCTTCTACGAGTACACCTCGGCGGCGTTTGAGCCGTGGGACGGCCCGGCCGCGGTCAGTGTCACCAATGGCCGTTATATCGGGTGCGTGCTCGACCGTAACGGTCTGCGTCCGGCCAAGTATCAGATCACCACGGATGACCGACTGATTATCTCCAGTGAATACGGTGTGCTGGATCTCGATCCCGGCGATGTCAAGGTACGGGGGCGTCTGCAGAGTGGTCAGATGATCGCTGCGGACCTGCACCAGGGCGAGGTGTTCTTCACTGAGGACATTGATCGCTACCTGATGAACTCGCATCCCTATAACGAGTGGCTGACCGAGCGCACCTTCTATCTGCAGGAATTTATCGAGCGTCAGTTTGAGGATTTTTCCGACTGCGAGTGTGCGGAGTTGGTCCGTAAGCAGCGCTATTTCAATGTCACCGGCGAGGTGGCCGACCTGGTGATCACGCCGATGCTCAAAGACGGTAAAGAGCCGACCGGTTCCATGGGCGACGACACGCCGATGGCGGCGTTTTCAGAGAAACAGCGTAATTTCACTGATTTTTTCCGCCAGAAGTTTGCTCAAGTCACCAACCCGCCGATTGATCCGTTGCGTGAAAAAGCGGTGATGTCCACCACCATCGGTATCGGTGATGGTGGTAATCCGTTGATTGAAACCCCGGAGCGGGCTCTGCGCCTCAAGAGTATCTCGCCGATTTTGTCGCCGGACATCTTCCAGGCACTGCTGTCGTTTGGCGATCCGGAGCGGCCGCGTTATGAATCGTGCTATCACTACCAGATGTTCAGTACCGGGTTTAAGGAGGGCTTGCAACAGAGCCTGACCGCGCTGTGTGATGAGATTGTCGCGGCGGTGCGTGGCGGCATCCATGTCATTGTGTTGGACGACCGTTGTGTGGATGAAACCACCCGCATCATTCCCATGGCCATGGCGGTCGGCGCGGTCAATCAACGTCTGGCTCAGGAAGGACTGCGCCATAAAACGTCGATTGTTGCCTGTAGCGGTGAGGTGTTCGATGCCCATTCCGCCTGCGTGTTGCTCGGCTACGGCGCCGTAGGCATTTATCCCTGGCTGCTCTATGCCACCGGCTATGACATCTGTCGCCGGCACAGCGGAACACCGCGCGAAATTCGCAAAGGGTTGCGCAATATGTACGACGCGGTGACCAAAGGGGTGCTGAAGATCATGTCGAAAATGGGCATCAGTACCGTGTCGAGCTACCGCAATGCGGCGCTGTTTGATGTCATCGGCCTCAGTCGTGACATGGTTGAGGCGTGTTTCAGCGGCTCGGCCGCCCTGCTGCCGGGACTCTCCTACACCGATATTGAACAACGTATTGCGAAGGTCCATGACAAGGTGTTCCGCCACAGCTACATGGAATCCGTCTATCCCTTGGAAATCGGTGGTTTTTACCGCAATAACCCCGGTGGTGAATACCATGACTTCAACGCTCGGGTGATCACCACACTGCACAGGTTTGCGGAACAGCGTACCCGTGAAGGCTACCTGGAGTTTCGCGCCTTGATTGATGGCCGGGGGCGTCAATTTGTCCGCGACTTCCTGGCGTTTACATCGCCGAATAAAGCCATCCCCCTCGACGAGGTTGAACCGGTCGAGGCCATCACTTGTCGCTTCGATTCGGCGGCCATGTCCCTGGGCGCGTTATCTCCCGAAGCGCATGAGGCGTTGGCTGAAGCTCTGAATCAATTGGGCGGTCGCTCCAACTGCGGTGAAGGGGGCGAAGATGCGGCGCGTTTCCGCACCAATCGCAACAGCAAGATCAAGCAGATTGCATCGGGGCGTTTTGGTGTGACACCGGCCTATCTGCGCAGTGCCAGTGAAATTCAAATCAAACTGGCTCAGGGCGCCAAGCCCGGTGAAGGCGGTCAGCTCCCGGGAGAAAAAGTCACCCCACTGATCGCCGCGTTACGTTTCACGGTGCCCGGCGTTACCCTGATTTCGCCGCCGCCGCATCACGACATTTATTCCATTGAGGATCTGGCCCAGCTGATTTTCGACCTGAAGCAATTGAATCCCGAGGCCCTGATCAGCGTCAAGCTGGTGTCCACGGCCGGCGTCGGCACCATTGCCGCCGGGGTGGCCAAGGCGTACGCGGATAAGATCGTCATTTCCGGCAATGACGGCGGTACCGGCGCGGCTCAGCTCAATTCCATCAAACACGCGGGCAATCCGTGGGAGTTGGGACTGTCCGAAGCGCACAACAGTCTGAAAGGCAACGGTTTGCGCGAGCTGGTGCAGTTGCAGACCGATGGCGGCTTGAAGATCGGCCGCGACATCGTTAAAGCCGCGATGCTCGGCGCGGAAAGCTTCGGTTTCGGTACGCCGCTGCTGGTGTTGCTCGGCTGTAAGATGCTTCGGGTTTGTCACCTTAACCGTTGTACCGTTGGCGTCGCCACTCAGGATGATTTTTTGCGCAGCCATTATCAGGGCACCGTTGATAAGGTGGTCAGCTACCTGACCAATGTCGCCGAAGATGTGCGGGAGATTCTCGCCGAACTGGGCTTCCGCAGTCTCAATGAGGTGATCGGCCGAAGTGATCTGCTCCAGGCCATCGATGATGACGCGGCCAAACGCTTTGATTTTTCGGCGGTGTTGCAGCACTGCGATGGGGTCGACATCAAACAAAAAGCCAACGATCCATTCGACGACAATGCCTTTGAAAAAGCTGTGCTCAAAGAGGTGTATTCGAGCCTGAAAAATCCCACCGAAGAGATTGTCGTCGAGCGCGACATCATCAATACCTGTCGCAGCTTCGGGACCATGATCAGTGGTGAGATCGCCCGCTATTACGGCGATGAAGGGCTGACCAAAGACACCATCACCGTCAAGCTCACCGGTGTGGCCGGCCAGTCTCTCGGCGCGTTTCTCGCCAACGGTCTGACCATCCACGTCAACGGGGTCGCCAATGACTATGTCGGCAAGGGCATGCACGCCGGTCTGATTACCATTGTGCCGCCCGAGTACAAACCGGGCATGTCGGCTGTCGGCAATACCTGCCTCTATGGCGCCACCGGCGGCAAGTTGTTTGTTGCCGGAACCGCCGGCGAACGCTTTGGCGTGCGTAACTCGGGTGCCCTGGCCGTGGTTGAAGGTAGCGGTGATCATGCCTGCGAATACATGACCGGCGGCACCGTGGTGATCCTCGGTGAAACCGGCATCAACTTCGGTGCGGGGATGACCGGCGGCGCGGCGTTCGTCTACGATCGCAACAAGAACTTCATCGACAAACTCAATCAGGAGCTGGTTGAAGCACGGCGCATCGACGTGGATGACGACAATGAAGGCAAGCTGTATCTGAAACAGATTCTTACCAGTTACCACAATCGCACCCGTAGCCCCCTGGCGCGCTACGTGCTGGATAATTTCCGTGAAGAACTGGCATATTTCTGGATGGTGGTGCCCAAGGATATGAAAGCGCCACTCAATCCGAAAGAGGGGGATTAG
- a CDS encoding twin-arginine translocase TatA/TatE family subunit produces the protein MFGIGMPELLVILVIALIFIGPGKLPEVARSLGRGMREFRRASHDIKQTFDIEGEVITSPTPEKVTAPQQETTDAKAQPDAGNAADTTDESLRG, from the coding sequence ATGTTTGGGATAGGAATGCCGGAACTGCTGGTGATTCTGGTGATCGCCCTGATCTTTATCGGTCCTGGGAAATTGCCCGAGGTCGCCCGGTCTCTGGGCCGTGGTATGCGCGAATTTCGCCGCGCCTCGCATGACATCAAACAGACGTTTGATATTGAAGGCGAAGTGATCACCTCACCAACGCCCGAGAAGGTGACGGCTCCCCAGCAGGAAACGACGGACGCAAAGGCGCAACCTGATGCCGGTAACGCGGCGGATACGACGGACGAGTCTCTCCGTGGCTGA
- a CDS encoding glutamate synthase subunit beta: protein MQSFIQTSRTEPVKSEVSERIRDFGEIYTLYTAKKVALQAERCVQCGDPFCTVLGCPLNNAIPQWLQAIAEHDLEKAFRLSNETSPFPEILGRVCPQANLCEGACTLDDGYGAITIGAIEASITDLAFQEGLEIPFPGVVRDKKVAVVGSGPAGMACAHFLLRAGIEVEMFERASKPGGLLTYGIPGFKLEKGIVARRFKMLKKAGLVLRLNCAIGEDITLQELHDDFDAVFLGTGATEGKSARLDHENSDQVFYAMDYLTQVQQRLYGQEWDERFKVAERNVIVIGGGDTAMDCVRTAIREQAKNVTCLYRRDQANMPGSVKEYRNAVEEGVEFLFNETPHAIVVDDNGKIIGVDAVRTELGEPGEDGRRRVREIDGSEHCVAADIIILALGFDVAENAALEALGVKANQWHEIQTDAATGQTGNVKIYAGGDCCRGADLVVTAAADGRKAAMAIMEQLLG, encoded by the coding sequence ATGCAGAGTTTTATTCAGACATCACGAACGGAACCGGTCAAAAGCGAAGTCAGCGAACGGATTCGCGATTTCGGTGAGATCTATACCCTCTATACCGCAAAAAAAGTGGCGTTGCAGGCCGAGCGTTGCGTGCAATGCGGCGACCCGTTCTGCACGGTGCTCGGCTGCCCGTTGAACAATGCCATTCCGCAATGGCTGCAGGCCATTGCCGAGCATGACCTGGAAAAAGCCTTTCGTCTGTCCAACGAAACCTCGCCGTTCCCGGAGATCCTCGGTCGGGTGTGTCCTCAGGCCAACCTGTGTGAAGGGGCCTGTACGCTGGATGACGGTTACGGGGCCATCACCATCGGCGCCATTGAAGCATCGATCACCGATCTGGCCTTCCAGGAAGGGCTGGAAATTCCCTTTCCCGGGGTGGTCCGCGATAAAAAGGTCGCCGTGGTTGGTTCGGGTCCGGCAGGCATGGCCTGCGCCCACTTTCTACTGCGTGCCGGGATTGAAGTGGAGATGTTTGAACGGGCTTCCAAACCCGGCGGCTTGCTGACCTATGGTATCCCCGGCTTCAAGCTGGAAAAAGGCATTGTCGCCCGCCGTTTCAAAATGCTCAAGAAAGCCGGGCTGGTGCTGCGCCTCAACTGTGCGATCGGTGAAGATATCACCCTGCAGGAGTTGCATGATGACTTTGATGCCGTGTTCCTCGGTACCGGCGCCACTGAAGGCAAGAGCGCCCGTCTCGACCATGAAAACAGTGATCAGGTCTTCTACGCCATGGATTATCTGACCCAGGTGCAACAGCGTCTTTACGGTCAGGAGTGGGATGAGCGATTTAAGGTCGCCGAGCGCAATGTTATCGTCATCGGCGGCGGTGATACGGCCATGGACTGTGTGCGTACCGCCATTCGTGAACAGGCCAAGAACGTCACCTGCCTCTACCGCCGCGACCAGGCCAACATGCCGGGAAGCGTCAAGGAATACCGTAATGCCGTTGAGGAAGGGGTGGAGTTTCTGTTCAACGAAACACCCCATGCCATTGTTGTCGATGACAACGGCAAAATCATCGGCGTCGATGCCGTACGCACCGAGTTGGGGGAGCCCGGCGAAGACGGTCGCCGGCGGGTGCGCGAGATTGACGGCAGCGAGCACTGCGTGGCCGCGGATATCATTATCCTTGCACTCGGTTTTGATGTGGCGGAAAACGCGGCGCTGGAGGCATTGGGCGTCAAAGCCAATCAATGGCACGAGATCCAGACCGATGCCGCCACCGGCCAGACCGGCAACGTTAAGATTTACGCTGGCGGCGATTGCTGCCGCGGCGCCGATCTGGTGGTGACGGCAGCGGCCGATGGCCGCAAAGCGGCCATGGCGATTATGGAGCAGTTGCTGGGCTAA
- the efp gene encoding elongation factor P, with product MYTCSDLKKGLKLMIDGEPHVIAAFDFTKPGKGQALYKCKLRNMITGALFDRTYRSGENFEPAPLEERDMQYLYQDETGYVFMDNKTYEQISLSEETLADDRYFLVDNMEVKILMFGEMGIGITLPNFVNLRVTMAEPWVKGDTAAGNNKPATVETGYNLQVPSFVEEGILIQIDTRTGEYVTRVKE from the coding sequence ATGTATACCTGTTCCGACCTGAAAAAAGGTCTTAAATTGATGATTGATGGTGAACCCCATGTCATCGCCGCTTTCGACTTCACCAAGCCCGGCAAAGGTCAGGCTCTGTATAAATGCAAATTGCGCAACATGATTACCGGCGCCCTGTTTGACCGCACCTACCGCAGCGGTGAAAACTTTGAGCCCGCCCCCCTGGAAGAGCGTGATATGCAGTATCTGTATCAGGACGAAACAGGTTACGTGTTCATGGACAATAAGACCTACGAGCAGATTTCACTCAGTGAGGAAACGCTGGCTGACGACCGTTACTTCCTGGTCGACAATATGGAAGTCAAAATTCTCATGTTCGGCGAAATGGGTATCGGCATCACCCTGCCCAACTTCGTCAATCTGCGCGTCACCATGGCTGAGCCCTGGGTCAAAGGCGATACAGCCGCAGGCAACAACAAACCGGCCACCGTCGAAACCGGCTACAACCTTCAGGTCCCGTCGTTCGTTGAAGAAGGCATTCTGATCCAGATTGATACACGCACCGGCGAATATGTTACCCGCGTTAAGGAATAG
- a CDS encoding DMT family protein, producing the protein MNRFMLTTLLLCCSNIFMTFAWYGHLRNLSNKPWIIAALLSWGIALFEYLLQVPANRIGHGVMPVGQLKILQEVITLMVFVPFSVFYLREKLTLDYLWAGLCLLGAVFFMFRGRLMGA; encoded by the coding sequence ATGAACCGTTTTATGTTGACCACCTTGCTGCTGTGCTGCAGTAACATCTTTATGACCTTTGCCTGGTATGGCCACCTGCGCAACCTGTCTAACAAACCCTGGATCATTGCCGCCCTGCTCAGTTGGGGTATTGCCCTGTTCGAATACCTGCTTCAGGTTCCGGCCAACCGGATCGGTCACGGTGTCATGCCGGTTGGTCAGCTGAAAATTTTGCAGGAAGTAATTACTCTGATGGTGTTTGTACCGTTCTCGGTCTTCTATCTGCGTGAAAAGCTGACGCTGGATTATTTGTGGGCGGGGTTATGTCTGTTGGGAGCGGTGTTTTTCATGTTTCGTGGACGATTGATGGGGGCATAA
- the msrA gene encoding peptide-methionine (S)-S-oxide reductase MsrA, protein MKPTSFIVVLILMLTPTIVFADKAIFAGGCFWCMESDFEKLSGVTEVVSGFTGGTVKNPTYNGNHEGHYEAVEVDYDPSIVSYEELLAYYWVHIDPFDARGQFCDKGPSYRSAIFVRDATQRALAEASKRHIAKQFSGQTIVTPILETTIFYPIHGEESTHQDFYKKNPIKYKFYRWNCGRDQRLKEIWGDKATVL, encoded by the coding sequence ATGAAACCGACATCTTTTATCGTCGTATTGATCTTGATGTTAACACCGACCATTGTCTTTGCGGACAAGGCCATCTTCGCCGGCGGCTGCTTCTGGTGTATGGAGTCCGATTTTGAAAAACTATCCGGTGTGACGGAGGTTGTCAGCGGATTTACCGGCGGAACCGTAAAAAATCCCACCTACAATGGTAATCATGAAGGGCATTATGAAGCTGTCGAAGTCGATTACGACCCGAGTATCGTCAGCTATGAAGAATTGTTGGCGTACTACTGGGTCCATATCGATCCTTTCGATGCGCGAGGGCAATTCTGTGACAAAGGTCCCAGTTATCGCAGTGCGATCTTTGTCCGTGACGCCACGCAAAGGGCTTTGGCCGAAGCCTCGAAACGTCACATCGCAAAGCAGTTTTCTGGTCAAACCATTGTCACTCCGATTCTTGAGACAACAATCTTTTATCCGATCCACGGCGAGGAAAGCACTCATCAGGATTTTTATAAAAAGAATCCGATTAAATACAAATTTTATCGCTGGAACTGCGGTCGTGACCAACGTCTTAAAGAAATCTGGGGCGATAAAGCCACCGTGCTGTGA
- a CDS encoding acetate uptake transporter, with amino-acid sequence MRDKTVCPFFRKDEDICDVGCEYMSNHDIKTIITYCTDKYDQCMKYGELSERFPGMLPEEAAFQSHTNGMNKEKIMANETQNLSLQDTTANPAPLGLLGFGMTTVLLNLHNAGFFPLDAMILGMGIFYGGLGQIIVGIMEWKKNNTFGATAFTSYGLFWLTLVALILLPKTGVVEASSPFAMGFYLSCWGLFTAVLFLGTFRLSRALQVVFGSLVLLFALLAAADFTGNHALKMIAGYEGIFCGLSAIYTGLAQVMNEVFDREVAPLGAVVIKK; translated from the coding sequence ATGCGCGATAAAACCGTCTGCCCATTTTTCAGAAAAGATGAAGATATCTGCGATGTGGGCTGTGAATACATGTCGAACCATGACATCAAAACCATTATCACCTACTGCACCGACAAATACGATCAGTGCATGAAATACGGCGAACTCAGCGAGAGGTTTCCCGGAATGCTGCCGGAAGAGGCGGCCTTTCAATCTCATACCAATGGAATGAATAAGGAGAAGATCATGGCAAACGAAACACAAAATCTGTCCCTGCAAGACACCACTGCTAACCCTGCACCGCTCGGCCTGCTCGGCTTCGGCATGACCACCGTACTGCTCAACCTGCACAACGCAGGTTTCTTTCCCCTTGATGCCATGATTCTCGGCATGGGTATTTTTTACGGCGGTCTCGGCCAGATCATCGTCGGCATCATGGAATGGAAAAAGAACAACACCTTCGGCGCCACCGCCTTTACCTCTTACGGTCTGTTCTGGCTGACCCTGGTCGCCCTGATTCTGTTGCCCAAGACGGGTGTTGTTGAAGCGTCCTCACCGTTCGCCATGGGCTTCTACCTGAGCTGCTGGGGCCTGTTCACTGCCGTTCTGTTCCTCGGCACCTTCCGCCTCAGCCGTGCCCTGCAAGTCGTTTTCGGTTCACTGGTTCTGCTGTTTGCCCTGCTGGCCGCCGCTGATTTCACCGGCAACCACGCGCTGAAAATGATCGCCGGCTACGAAGGCATCTTCTGCGGACTGTCTGCAATCTACACCGGCCTCGCCCAAGTGATGAACGAAGTGTTTGATCGTGAAGTTGCCCCTCTGGGTGCCGTTGTTATCAAGAAGTAA
- a CDS encoding twin-arginine translocase TatA/TatE family subunit, giving the protein MFGLGTTELLVILGIVVVLFGAKRLPQLGSGLGKGIKNFKQGLKENDTESLEEKTDDK; this is encoded by the coding sequence ATGTTCGGATTGGGAACGACGGAATTGCTTGTCATTCTCGGCATTGTTGTCGTTTTGTTCGGGGCTAAACGACTGCCACAGTTGGGATCGGGCCTCGGCAAAGGGATCAAGAATTTTAAACAGGGCCTCAAGGAAAATGACACTGAAAGTCTCGAAGAGAAAACGGATGACAAGTGA